AACCAAGCCTTAGGGATTTTATGTAccttttctttctttccatTATTCCTCTTCTTTATCCTTTTTctctttattattttatgaatataaataacAGTACTTGACAAGCTGATACCTTGTGTGTATTTGGGGTATGACATCTTATCATGTGacttgaaaaaaatacaaaatgatCTTACATACAAGATACAAGTAACTTTCAATTTTTAaacaatattcaaattttatttgtaaGTTTTTCCAAAATAGTACAAGTTGTCACTCCTAAAACCCTTTAACAAATATGAGTTTTTTCTcaggaaaattatattttttatgttgtatATCTACATCTTTGCGATTTTTGGTCATCTAtgtaatttcagttttagttcaGTGTCTTTTCTTTCggaaattttagttatttttctgACATACCAACAATGTGATGCTGATGTGTATAGCATCAAATCAACACTccgataaaattaaaaaaaacgaaaGTTACCAAAAAATTAGAatacatattattaaaattaaaatttgataatatagatgactaaaattacaatgaagCAAAATATACAcgagaaaaaatataaattgtaCATTTTTCTCTTCGAATACTTCGTATATTTGGCTTAAAACTTGCTTGACAGTTTCCCTTTTATTGGCGAAATGGTTGGAAAATGATTGTAAGATTTTAGAGtacatttcaaatttaatattaagttttgaCTTGACTAATATCATGTTCAGTTCCTCACCTCAAAATTAACTCTTTAACCAGAAAAtaagaattattattattgcccCTTTCGATGTTCTTAATAGAAATAGGTGTTCGATTACATCAGTTAGTACAATTAATTTggcaaattaatttataattttagcaACTTTTACTATCAAGAAATGACTTTCGAAAGATAATCATCACCACACATATATTGAAATTtcatttgagaaaaaaaaaaaactaatttattctaaaaaaattttatgcaaCATTAACATAGTTGTTTGTGTCATGATTCGCTAATAGAAAAGAATAATTGTCGGTTGTTGGGTttatttcttactttttctttaaaaaaaatattacattacgattattattttctatttttacgTGAGTTATGATTTGACTGATTAATTAGTGCTTTGTAAATTTGATTTAGTGAGACCAACAACCTTCTAATTATTGCTTTCTTTTGATGGAACGATTCTCattatgaaatgttattttttagtCTGTTCTTTCTGCCCACCAATCACGTTATATTTATTGCCATATTTGATGTGATACTATTTGATTATAATAttatgagtaagtctcttgtgagacggtctcacgaatctttatctatgagatgagtcaactttaccgatattcacaataaaaagtaatactcttagcataaaaaataatgctttttcatggatgacccaaataagagatatgtctcacaacatacgacccgtgagaccgtctcacacaagtttttgcctaatattatatatatgtataggaTTTAACGTTTAtcgttttactaaaaattataacGGGTGGTAACTGTAATGACCCAGCCCACTTGTAATATTGTTCACTTTGGCACGAGGCCTCACGACTTTAAAACGTGTCACAACGTGCGGCGTCCACATACAATGACTCTGATGCCAAATATAACAGTCGAACTCACATTtgatattgtccgctttggcTCTGGACCTCACGGgtttaaaacgcgtcacaacGTGCGGTGTCCATACACACTGGCTACAATACCAAATGTAACGGCTCAGCACACTTGTGATAGTGTCCGTTTTGATCCAGGGCATCACGGCTTTAAAAGGCGTCACAACGTGCGGCGTCAACACATTGACTATGATATCAAATTTAACGGCTCAGctcacttgtgatattgtcttTGAAACGAGGTCTCACGACTTTTTAAAACGCGTGACAAGGGGCtgctacacgctcatttaaatgccCAACATCTCTCCTGTGGTTTGGCGATATGAGATTTTGCTTAAGGGTCTTTACACACCCCCCCCCCTTTTGAAACTTAGCGTACTCTTTGTGGTTTGTCTCATCATCCCAAACCCACGTGGAGTCGgtctgataccaaatgtaacGGTCCAGCCCACTTGTAATATTGTCCGCTTTGGCTCGGGACATCACGGgtttaaaacgcgtcacaaggGGTGGTTCCACGCTCATTTAAATACCCAGCATCTCTCCCGTGGTTTGGCGATATACGATTTCGCCTAAGGGAATTCACGGCctatttggtatcagagccagtgtGTGGACGCCGCACATTGTGACACGTTTTAAACCCGTGAGGCCCCGAGCCAAAggggacaatatcacaagtgtgCTGGGTCGTCACATTAACGGTGGAACTCAGATGTTTTAAATTGTATAACAGCTAAAGCACCATGGTTCAATCGTTCTTCCAGCAAAGACAATTAGTACACCCAACAATATTACTCCTAATAATTGCACTACTTGCagtcaatgagaatcgaacttgTGACATTGGCTCTAATATCAATCATAGAACCGAGCGTTTGTCACTTTATcaaaaactatagctggtggtaaaggtgtaactcaaattttttaaatcgtaCAGAAGCTCAAGTACCATAGTTCGATCGttctttcaataaaaataattattgtacctgacaaaataaattataaacagTCATACATATTTTTCACTACGAAATTATCGTGTCACTATAATTAACATACGCCAATAATATGTATCTTAATTAGTTTGTACGACAATATAGACAACACCTGTGATTAGGATTGCAATTTCATGAGatttttcatgattttcatTAAAGAATTGGGAGAGTTGCAATGGAAAACTATTAATGATAAGTATGTCCTTGCATCTAAAGGGAACCattattaattttcaaacatatatatattcccACGTTCATCATAAtgagtttttttaaataaaaaaaactaaaactaGCTAGTGTGAAATTAGCATTGTTTCATAAATAtaattaactcaaaataatgttaaaagatctattattttattttcgaaacaaattaatCCCAATTcgatttgaaattaattatatgGGCTTAGAAATAGGGAAGCTGGACGAAACACGGGCTCACATATTGTATGTACAATTTTTCTATGTGCCATCATATCCAATAAGTTAGTGTTATTTCATTGGTACTCATATTTGTCTATATGGTTGATGCGTagtatatcaaaactatatatataagcactttgatttatatataaaatgtttattattaataaaataaataccctataattttgaaaatacaattaaacctagtttttattatatttattaatttatttcactCAAAACAATTGTTTGGGTAGACAAATAATCGCGTTAAATCGAATGAAATTACTTTATGGGTTCAAAAAAGTTGGTCATAACAAGATCGGGCTTTAGTCCCAATGATCTCACTTGGtttcttttttataattgttcAAGTTCGAGTCCTCCCACCATTAtattaagatataaaaaaaagttggtCATCGACAAGAAAtgatgacatgaaattttacattataaaattattttatacgAAAAATTTGAATACAATATCAATTTTTATGATGATGTGTTATGAAATTTTTTGGGTGCAATAATCGCTCGGAGAACGACACTGATGATTGAAATTTTTAcgttttaaagattttaagttgtattttaagtttttttttatcaattattaattttatttatttgNGGATTGAATAATAGTTTTGTATTTGATGTTaaaaaatgcattattttaacgCAAAACTTTTATTAAAAGTAAggttttgaatttaaaaatgggAGGAATAAATTTAGTAGAATGGGTAAGTCTAAAAGCCCCTAACAACATATGATCCTCTTGCAAGCTAAGATAATATATGCATACATATATAAAGGTATCGCCTTTTGTCTATATTTTATCTTCCTTTCTCCACCAACTAACTTTTTCCTCCTAACTCTTTGTATGTTACTTGAACGTTGAAACTAAGGTTAAAAAATTTTCATTACAATTTCGATgaaaaatgtatgtatatacacGCGTGGAGGCCTAGGGATGTCAAGGGTCGGGTATGTTCGGGCCTCGTTGATACATGACAgtattaaaaaattgtttaacTCGAACCCGAGCTCAAACCAACCCGAAAACTCCAAGCCCGAATATGAACCCAAACCCGACTAACCCAACTCAATCCGATCAGCCCAACTCAATcggatttttaattttttaaaataataataataatttaatttaaacatataataataaaatctctcatatatgatttaaatttcaaaatctaattataaaaaattaaaattatatttactaaaccaaataaacaattgtttataaaataaaaaaatatacaaaataaatattaaatgatgaaattttatgatataaatatacaatatattttttttttcaaacatacGATATATAAAAATGcagacaatatttattaattatatattttataaaaaaataaaattttcggtACACGTGTAGACCTgaatcttattatttttttggttaagATATCGAATCCAACTCGATCCGATCCGAACTCAAAAACCTCCCAActcaaacctttttttttttgttttttgagttTAACGTGGGAATCAGGCATGTAATGTTagaagataaaaatttaaaatttgttatctagaaattaatatacatatatatacacacttaAATTTTTTGGGCACTTATCAACACTAGACCTTAGCTGGCTCCGtccatatttacatatataaaacgagaaaaaaaaaactaatcacTCTAGTTGAGTGATACTGCTAAGTCCACGAGTTCTTAAGATTTGTGCGAATTTGATGGACCAAAATTCAAGTGGAAGAGGATGGTTGCTTTGAGACTTACCTAGCAAAGACAAACATACTTCAACTTCATAAATAGTTTTCTGGGGAAAAAAATATGATCTAAGTTTAATCTTTTGGTTCATTATTTTGTGCTAGCTGCATAAAAACGAAcgaacaaaaattgaaagagaAAACTCATATggttgatttatatttattaatttatttttattagctAAAAAAATTGACTGATGGTTAAGCGTAAGGGTATAAATGAAAGTAATATTGAGATATGTGACCTCTTGTAAAGTTTTCGTATGTCAAGCTGCTGACGTTGCGCCGCTTGATCTAGTTGTTTAGGTGAGTCATAAAAAGAATAACGTCAGAACTTAACGAGTAACACTATCTGTGCAAGAGACATGATCGAAAgcatagaaaaaaaataataccattttatcaatataatattattcttGCATAGTTTTAGCACGTACAATTGATGCAATAATACAGGAGAAAGGAAAGTCAAACATTAAcatgaatttaatttaagtgCTTCGAATTTATAGTCCAAGGTTTGTGCGGTAATAATCTATAGGAATAAAcagattaaataaataacaatttaattagttctttttattatatttaataaacagCATTTTGTTTTGATTAAATTATGAACACACACCGACACACACTGACACAACCTACACCAACCGTTAGGTATAATTCCAGATTCTGTTATGTATACGTTCCGTTAGGACAAAGACACCTAAATTTATATGTTCACTTTTATTATAAAATctaatcttatttttttattatttcttttctAATTTAATCAAGTTTTATACATTTGATATCCCATGCCAAGAAAATTAGTGttaagtttaaaaaataatgggGCAAGTTttcatgaattaattaattaatttcgtTATTTTTGTTTAGTGAGTTTTACTCGACTGAAATGGTTTGGATATCATTATATTAAGTCTGATAGTTTACCCAATTCACATTCAAACGGTAACGGTTATGAGTTGttcgtaaataaaaaaaaaaacaattaagtggaaaaaagaaatttaaaaaaaaaaagataaatgtcAACAAAATTGTCTGTCTTCTGCGTTCCATTCGAAGAAATAGTCGAAATGACTATTGATCTCAAATAATACCTTAAAAGTCGTATGCGATCAAACTTTCTATATATTACAAGCGACATGTGATAATtacttatataatttttaaacacgTCCTATTCCCTTAGCCTCGCCTCATTAGAATTCCATTCATTATTGGCTGGaatcaaataattttgttttaccCTTCTTTTTCAGCCGTTCCACATTATACTATATGCGGGAAATGTGTTAAATCTTTAGTTAACTTTCATGTCACCTAGGATTCGCCAAATTCATAAGTTCGAGTTTCGACATAATTAACATTTTCTTTGAGTTTCAAAATTCGAGATTTCGTCTTAAACTTGATATATTGATGTCATATAAACGAGTCATTGGCATGATTAACATTAATCGtaattatatgtgtgtgtacaGACTTCAGACACATATTTTTGTGATAAAAAAGTAGTTATTTAGATTCAAGACCTCAGCCTTACGCAAAATCttgatataaattaattttttctcttttggcGTATGGAATCCTATGCTAACGTTATagtctcaaaaaaaaaaaaaaacatcatgtatttaatttttgtatggTAATAAATAAGAATAAGGGGAAAATTTCAAATACTATGCAATTATGTCATTTCACACACCAGCTACATAAATTCAGACCACCCctcttaaattattaattaattaaatttttttaagtcgTTATTTGTACATCaaaccaaaaattaaatatttatttataaaaatatggtttttagtataatatctctaaaaaaaattgagatttaAAAACCAGGATTTGACGGACATATACAAAAATTTGTGGAATTGTCGGTGTACTGCTTGTGTATAGATACACTAGTTACGTAAAGAGGAGATGTACGGAGAGAGAGTTGGAGAGAGAGAGttggagagagagagagaggtgcAGGCATTTAGAGTTGTAGTCAGAGCACAGGCTGCTTAATAGAGCAGAAAGAAAAGGGAAAGGAGCAATTGGAGCTAACTCTATCATTTCACTCTCGTATTTGATGACTGGGTTTTCATTGTTTTGAATAACTCGGCCTTGATTTAATGAGTCAACTACGGGGCTCGGTTGAATTCTCCACTGTATCATTGTTTTAGACATTTTTATCTTGACATTTGGAGGGGGCACTTGGGAATTTGGGGGGATGGTGGATTTTATAAGTTGCATGGTGGTTTTCTTGGGGTGGACGCCGGAGCTCAGGTGAGTGAATGAGCTGAGCTCCGGCGGGAGCCGGAGAGATGTTCAAGTCGGCTCTATGGAGGAGCGACAAGAACAAAGTCAGAGTTGTTTTCAAGTTGCAATTTCATGCAGCTCAGGTatgttgattgttttattttattgtatattttgttggtgcaatttatttttcttttcttggttTGGTGAAGAAATGGATTTCAAGATTGGATTTCTTTTACTTTACTCACTGTGAAAATTTTTGTCTTTCTGGTAACATCAATGTGAACTGGGAGTCACTGAAAAGATAGACACTGATGAATGTGATCCAGATTTTTTATGCATCCAAATCTGTGAGATTGTATTTGCTCTTGTTCAATCTtctttttacaataaatttaaagtaatacttttttggAAGAGGGTTATGCTTAATTATGTCAATCTACTAAGATTGTGTAATTTGATAAAGAAAGGAGGGGGAAaacaaatgcaaaaaaaaaaagagtagaaAGTAGTTTAAGATTGTTGTCATCCTGTTTCACATTTGATTTGTCTTcttgaaaatcataaaaatatgaatatatttctCTGCAAAATTGTGTTTACAATTGTCATCTGATCcaccatttaaaattttagttgacCAAAGCTGGAGGGGAGACATGGATGATTTCTCTTGTTCCTGCTGATACTGGAAAGCCATCCATAAAATCAGACAAGGCGGTGGTTCGAGATGGAAGCTGCTTTTGGGAGAATCCCTTGTATGAAACTGTGAAGTTTAATCGGGATTCTAAATCAGGGAAGGTTCTTGAGAGGATATACTACTTTGTTGTCGGGACGGTAAGAAATGCTAAACAGTAATGGAATTTATACTTTACTTTGCTCCCAAGTGATTTGTGTTTGTTAAATTTCCTTAATGATGCATTTTAGGGGGCATCTAAAGGTGGAGTTTTTGGAGAAGCATCCTTTGATTTTTCGAGTTATGCTGAAGCAACTAAAGTCTCCCTGGTGTCTCTTCCTCTTGAGAAATCACAAACCGAAGCAGTTTTGCACGTAAGTCCGTCAACTGCCCCATCGtcagataaaaataaaacagaCACTTTTCTTGTGTGGTTCATTTACGTTTACAAATGTAATATCCTCGCTATTTGTTTAATCTTTTAATTCGGTATTGCGTGTAGGAACGTCTTCTGCATTTTAATGAAAATCTTGGTTCTGTCATCTATCCTGTTTCCCACCTGCACACACAAATCTGTAACAGAGATCAGTTTCATTGGAATTCTAATGTCTATGCAGCTTTGAAGATGATTGGCCAATTACATTTTTGTTATCGGTATTTTATCTTCATTTGAATCAATGTGTCTGAACAGGTATCAATTCAGAGGATACAGGAGTCGTCGACTGATCAAAGGTGCTGATCAGTACCTTAATTAAGTCTTTGAGTCTGTTTGGATAAAGAAGTTGAAGTGTtgagctaaaaaaaaaaagctcttttagatttatattgATTTGTGGTTCAGCTTTTTCAATgcttaaacattttttaaaaggaTGAAATCAAATTTTATTGTTTACTGCTTCCGCTTTGATTTCTCGTCAAGAAAATAAAACGACAGTGTTCTTTAACTAccatacataaatataaaactgcttctgggttttttgtaaaaatcatattaaaaagtCATGCTTAATAAAATGCTGTTTTAAGCCAAGCGTTTTTGTATAAAATTTACTGGTGTgtgtatcaaaattttatatcaataGCTCTTAATCTATATCTTCATTATTTACTCCGTTGATTCCTTCTCTTTAGAGACGTTGAAGAAATcgaaaattcaaaattgaatCCCAAAATTTACAGCTTTAGGACACATTTTGGCAATGGGAATAACGATGGAACAATCAAGAGATATGCTGTCGAGGTAATGTCACCAACAGGCTCTTGTTCTTCGACCTGTTTACCTTTCTGGCAACAATGTTTTAAAACATATCCCACCGATGACATTTTCCCCTTGGTGTTTTTTCTTATAAATAGGACATGCAATTTAATGCGGCCATCAGTAAAGTGTCTGATTTGAACATGAATCGTCGAGCATCTAGTGAATCTGATGTAACAATGTCGTGTTCTGACAGTGGGTCAAAATCTGATACTCCGATGGAAATATATGAGCAGAATCAGAAATCACAATGGGAGTGGCTTGGAAATGCTTCTCTTGAAGCTAGTACGGATGACTCTTCAAGCACTCCTAGAGCAAGATTTTCACGGCAGCCTTCTGAAGTGGCATCAGATATTTTGATCGAGAATCCCAAATCCGAGGTTACTGCATTATCTAGGAAGTTGGAGATGTCTGAATTAGAACTGCAGACTCTTCGTAAACAAATTGTGAAAGAGAGTAAACGGGGGCAAGATCTTTCAAAGGAGATTGCTTGCTTGAAAGAGGAAAAAGATTCCTTGAAGGAAGAATGTGAAAAACTTAAAGAGTCCCTGAGACATTCTGATGaatcgaaaaataaaatttataggcATTTTGAAGGAGATTCTCAGGCTCTCGTCGAAGAACTCAGACAAGAACTAAATCATGTGAAAGAACTAAATTCAAACCTACGAATCCAACTTCAAAAGACGCAAGAATCTAATTCTGAATTAATTCTCGCTGTTCAGGATCTGGAGGAGATGTTGGATCAGAAAAGTAAGGAAATGTCGAATCTTGGTGACATATCATTGGCGTTAATTGACACGGATAAAAAGTTGAGTGAAGTGGACTCCAAGTGTGAAACAAATGATGAAGAACCGAAAGCACTTGAAGAGCTCGTTAAGGAGCACAGCGGTGCAAAGGAATCATATCTTCTTGAACAGCAGTTGATCGACCTGCGTAGTGAGATTGAGATCTACATGAGAGATAAAGATGAATTAGAGATGCAAATGGAGCAGCTTGCCCTCGATTATGAGATTATGAAACAGGAGAATCACGAGATTTCACATAAGCTAGAGCAGAGCCAACTTCAAGAACAGCTGAAAATTCAGTATGAATGTTCATCttcatttgaaattgttcaTGACCTCGAATGCCAGGTAGAAAATCTGGAAAATGAACTGAAAAGCCGATCAAAAGAATTTGCAGATTCTTTGGTTACAATAAGTGAACTTGAAGCCCATGTAAAGAGCTTAGAGGAAGAACTTGAAAATCAGGCACAAGGTTTCGAAGCTGATCTTGAAGCTCTCACACGGACCAAAATCGAGCAGGAGAAAAGAGCAATAATAGCTGAGGAAACATTGAGAAAGACAAGATGTCAAAATGCAAGTTCGGCGGAACGGCTTCAAGGGGAATTTAAAAGGCTTTCTGCGCAGATGGCCTCAACATTTGACGCCAATGAGAAACTTGCCATCAAAGCTCTGGCAGAAGCAAACGAGCTCCGCATGCAAAAGACCCGCCTGGAAGAAATTATCCAAAATGCTTCGGAGGAACACAAATCGGTAAAAGGTTGTTACGAGGATAGATTGGCTCAGCTTTCCAGGCAAATGGTATTAAATTTGAATCAGATTGGTCAGCTGGAAAAACAGAAAACACGAGATAAAGAAACTCAGAGGGTTCTTTCAGACGAAATTCTAACCTTAAAAGATGAATTGGGACAAATGAGAAAATCATGCGAAGAAATGGCATTGCTTATGCAGAAAGGGAATAGTGAACAATCTAAACTGGAAAGCTCGGTTACATTGCTAAAGAACGAAGCTGAAGAGTGGCAGAaggaattaaataaaaagaaaaatattttggaggAAAAAGAAGTATTAATCGAGAATTTGCGGTCCCAGCTCCACACTATTCAATCTCAGTACAAGGAATTGAAACATTCTTTATCAGAGGATGAGTCAGAGAGAGACAACTTGAGGAAGCAAGTATCACAATTAAAAAGTGatatgaagaaaaaagaagatgcactCCATAGCATGGAGAGGAAGATAAAGGATAGCTCTAGTCGTGGATCAACTGGAAAATCAACGCCTCCTCATCGGGGAAACAAAGAGGTCACAAATCTTAAGGAGAGAATACAGTTGCTTGAGGTCAATCTGCATATTGTTGAAACActctcaaattttatattgtGCTGTAGAAGTTGAGATACTGATTTTGCTTCCATGATGTACAGGGTCAGATCTTGTCAAAGGAAAACGCTCTACAAACATCGAGTAACTTGTTTTCGAAGAGGGAAAAAGAACTTCATAGCAAAATCGAGGAGTTAGAAGCAACACTAGAAGTGCTCCACAGAAGCAGTGGTCATCTGTTTGAAAATAAAGTCAGTAAGGTTTGTTAATTAACACTTGATTGTCCTGATCAGTGATCAAATAACACTGTAAATTTCCGTTTGTGCAGTTTGTAAGTTTTAGAACATGTTAAACACAATCAAAAACAACTGTTCCAGAGTTTGAAATCGAATAATGATTCCTCTTGAGATGCAGGTGGTTCCAAATTTTAATTCGAACCAAGAATCAAGAAGTTGTGATGAACACTTATATTCCACGATCAAAACCTCAACTATAAAGGATTCTACAACGCCATCGATAAAGGGGTATGATACTAGCTAACTGTAACTCTAGCTATTTGATATTTCAGCTAAGCCTTGATGCATTTTCTATGGCAGTGAGGTGCTAAAAGATGCTGCAACTAATGGTGGAGACGGTGAGACAGTAAACGAAGTGGCATTG
This genomic window from Primulina huaijiensis isolate GDHJ02 chromosome 7, ASM1229523v2, whole genome shotgun sequence contains:
- the LOC140980544 gene encoding uncharacterized protein isoform X2, whose protein sequence is MFKSALWRSDKNKVRVVFKLQFHAAQLTKAGGETWMISLVPADTGKPSIKSDKAVVRDGSCFWENPLYETVKFNRDSKSGKVLERIYYFVVGTGASKGGVFGEASFDFSSYAEATKVSLVSLPLEKSQTEAVLHVSIQRIQESSTDQSFRTHFGNGNNDGTIKRYAVEDMQFNAAISKVSDLNMNRRASSESDVTMSCSDSGSKSDTPMEIYEQNQKSQWEWLGNASLEASTDDSSSTPRARFSRQPSEVASDILIENPKSEVTALSRKLEMSELELQTLRKQIVKESKRGQDLSKEIACLKEEKDSLKEECEKLKESLRHSDESKNKIYRHFEGDSQALVEELRQELNHVKELNSNLRIQLQKTQESNSELILAVQDLEEMLDQKSKEMSNLGDISLALIDTDKKLSEVDSKCETNDEEPKALEELVKEHSGAKESYLLEQQLIDLRSEIEIYMRDKDELEMQMEQLALDYEIMKQENHEISHKLEQSQLQEQLKIQYECSSSFEIVHDLECQVENLENELKSRSKEFADSLVTISELEAHVKSLEEELENQAQGFEADLEALTRTKIEQEKRAIIAEETLRKTRCQNASSAERLQGEFKRLSAQMASTFDANEKLAIKALAEANELRMQKTRLEEIIQNASEEHKSVKGCYEDRLAQLSRQMVLNLNQIGQLEKQKTRDKETQRVLSDEILTLKDELGQMRKSCEEMALLMQKGNSEQSKLESSVTLLKNEAEEWQKELNKKKNILEEKEVLIENLRSQLHTIQSQYKELKHSLSEDESERDNLRKQVSQLKSDMKKKEDALHSMERKIKDSSSRGSTGKSTPPHRGNKEVTNLKERIQLLEGQILSKENALQTSSNLFSKREKELHSKIEELEATLEVLHRSSGHLFENKVSKVVPNFNSNQESRSCDEHLYSTIKTSTIKDSTTPSIKGEVLKDAATNGGDGETVNEVALLKEKNIEMEEELKEMQGRYSEISLKFAEVESERQQLMMKLRNLKNARKNSQTATDSVYISDLNGIRI
- the LOC140980544 gene encoding uncharacterized protein isoform X1, translated to MFKSALWRSDKNKVRVVFKLQFHAAQLTKAGGETWMISLVPADTGKPSIKSDKAVVRDGSCFWENPLYETVKFNRDSKSGKVLERIYYFVVGTGASKGGVFGEASFDFSSYAEATKVSLVSLPLEKSQTEAVLHVSIQRIQESSTDQRDVEEIENSKLNPKIYSFRTHFGNGNNDGTIKRYAVEDMQFNAAISKVSDLNMNRRASSESDVTMSCSDSGSKSDTPMEIYEQNQKSQWEWLGNASLEASTDDSSSTPRARFSRQPSEVASDILIENPKSEVTALSRKLEMSELELQTLRKQIVKESKRGQDLSKEIACLKEEKDSLKEECEKLKESLRHSDESKNKIYRHFEGDSQALVEELRQELNHVKELNSNLRIQLQKTQESNSELILAVQDLEEMLDQKSKEMSNLGDISLALIDTDKKLSEVDSKCETNDEEPKALEELVKEHSGAKESYLLEQQLIDLRSEIEIYMRDKDELEMQMEQLALDYEIMKQENHEISHKLEQSQLQEQLKIQYECSSSFEIVHDLECQVENLENELKSRSKEFADSLVTISELEAHVKSLEEELENQAQGFEADLEALTRTKIEQEKRAIIAEETLRKTRCQNASSAERLQGEFKRLSAQMASTFDANEKLAIKALAEANELRMQKTRLEEIIQNASEEHKSVKGCYEDRLAQLSRQMVLNLNQIGQLEKQKTRDKETQRVLSDEILTLKDELGQMRKSCEEMALLMQKGNSEQSKLESSVTLLKNEAEEWQKELNKKKNILEEKEVLIENLRSQLHTIQSQYKELKHSLSEDESERDNLRKQVSQLKSDMKKKEDALHSMERKIKDSSSRGSTGKSTPPHRGNKEVTNLKERIQLLEGQILSKENALQTSSNLFSKREKELHSKIEELEATLEVLHRSSGHLFENKVSKVVPNFNSNQESRSCDEHLYSTIKTSTIKDSTTPSIKGEVLKDAATNGGDGETVNEVALLKEKNIEMEEELKEMQGRYSEISLKFAEVESERQQLMMKLRNLKNARKNSQTATDSVYISDLNGIRI